The Clostridiaceae bacterium HFYG-1003 genome includes a window with the following:
- the zupT gene encoding zinc transporter ZupT: MEKNILLAFLLTSLAGLATGFGSLIALLSRKTNTKFLSLSLGFSAGVMVYVSFMEIFPKALDSLSHGRSPKTATTLTVIGFFVGIALIAVIDQLIPEEENPHEIKDPASFMEHHESQRHSKSSLMRTGVFTALAIGIHNFPEGLATFITALDNPTLAIPIVVAIAIHNIPEGISVSVPIYFATGSRRKAFLYSFLSGLAEPLGALVGYLILMPFLNDTVEGFVFAAVAGIMVFISIDELLPTAEEYGQHHLSILGFVLGMMLMALSLILFL, from the coding sequence CGGCTTTGGAAGTCTGATTGCATTGTTATCGAGAAAAACGAACACGAAGTTTCTGTCGCTTAGTCTGGGATTTTCCGCCGGAGTCATGGTTTATGTCTCATTCATGGAAATATTTCCCAAAGCGCTGGATTCCCTGAGTCACGGCCGCAGTCCGAAAACAGCGACAACCCTTACGGTAATTGGCTTCTTTGTCGGCATCGCCCTGATTGCCGTCATCGACCAGCTGATTCCGGAAGAAGAAAACCCTCATGAAATCAAAGATCCGGCTTCGTTCATGGAGCATCACGAAAGCCAGCGTCATTCCAAGAGCAGCCTGATGCGCACTGGCGTATTCACGGCCCTGGCCATCGGAATCCACAACTTCCCGGAAGGTCTGGCCACCTTTATTACAGCCCTGGATAATCCGACTCTGGCCATTCCGATTGTGGTGGCGATTGCGATCCATAACATTCCGGAAGGAATTTCGGTTTCGGTACCGATCTACTTCGCGACGGGCTCCCGGCGCAAGGCCTTCCTCTACTCATTTCTGTCCGGCCTGGCCGAACCGCTGGGCGCACTGGTGGGTTATCTGATCCTGATGCCATTTCTCAACGATACGGTGGAAGGGTTTGTCTTTGCCGCCGTGGCCGGAATCATGGTGTTTATCTCGATTGATGAACTGCTGCCCACGGCCGAAGAATACGGCCAGCACCACCTTTCTATCCTGGGCTTTGTCCTGGGCATGATGCTGATGGCGCTCAGTCTGATCCTGTTCTTGTAG
- a CDS encoding coenzyme F420-0:L-glutamate ligase: protein MERIVGTTVRGLRAPIIRKGDDLSELVTKLVMDFLESEHLQMQDRDIVAMTESIVARAQGNYASVDDIARDVREKTGGETCGVIFPILSRNRFAMILKGIARGVRKIVLMLSYPADEVGNHLIYLDKLDESGVNPWTDVLSELDFRTAFGQAKHTFTGVDYVQYYRSIIEGEGCECEVVFANNAQTILDYTKTVINCDIHTRKRTKRILLQAGADRVLSLDEILSEPSDAHGYNEEYGLLGSNKSTEEEVKLFPRDSKRLVEGIQTKLQELTGKRPEVMVYGDGAFKDPVGYIWELADPVVSPGYTDGLEGTPNEIKIKYLADNNFRDLSGTELKAAIANHINHKEADLTGSMESQGTTPRRLTDLIGSLCDLTSGSGDKGTPVIYIQGYFDNYSK from the coding sequence TTGGAACGAATCGTTGGAACTACCGTACGTGGGCTCAGAGCCCCTATTATCCGCAAGGGTGACGATCTGAGCGAGCTGGTCACCAAGCTGGTCATGGATTTTCTGGAGTCCGAGCACCTGCAGATGCAGGACCGGGATATTGTCGCCATGACCGAATCCATTGTTGCCAGAGCCCAGGGCAATTACGCCTCGGTGGATGACATTGCCCGGGATGTCCGGGAAAAAACCGGAGGCGAGACCTGCGGCGTCATCTTCCCCATTCTCTCGCGCAACCGCTTTGCCATGATCCTCAAGGGCATTGCCCGGGGGGTCAGAAAAATCGTTCTGATGCTGTCCTATCCTGCGGATGAAGTCGGAAATCACCTGATCTATCTGGACAAGCTGGATGAATCCGGAGTCAATCCGTGGACGGATGTCCTGTCCGAGCTGGATTTCCGGACCGCTTTCGGTCAGGCCAAGCATACCTTCACCGGCGTCGATTATGTCCAGTATTACCGGAGCATCATCGAAGGCGAAGGCTGTGAGTGTGAAGTGGTCTTCGCCAACAATGCCCAAACCATCCTGGATTACACCAAAACCGTCATTAACTGCGATATCCATACGCGCAAGCGGACCAAGCGGATTCTGCTTCAGGCCGGCGCCGACCGGGTTCTGTCCCTGGATGAGATCCTCAGCGAACCGTCCGATGCCCATGGCTACAATGAGGAATACGGTTTGCTGGGCTCGAACAAGTCCACGGAAGAGGAAGTCAAGCTGTTCCCGCGGGACAGCAAGCGTCTGGTCGAAGGCATCCAGACCAAGCTCCAAGAACTGACCGGCAAACGGCCGGAAGTCATGGTCTACGGAGACGGCGCCTTCAAAGATCCTGTCGGCTACATCTGGGAACTGGCAGATCCGGTGGTATCTCCCGGCTATACCGACGGGCTGGAAGGCACGCCCAATGAGATCAAGATCAAGTATCTGGCAGACAACAATTTCCGCGACCTGTCCGGTACCGAGCTCAAGGCGGCCATTGCCAACCACATCAACCACAAGGAAGCGGATCTGACCGGCAGCATGGAATCCCAGGGGACCACGCCGCGCCGTCTCACCGACCTCATCGGCTCCCTGTGCGACCTGACCTCCGGTTCGGGCGACAAGGGCACCCCGGTCATCTACATTCAGGGGTACTTCGACAACTACAGCAAATAA